The sequence GGCAAGATCCCTGCCCGCGTCATCGACCAGCGGTTCGGCCGCGGTGCGGTCCTGGAGGAGGCGGTCAACGACGCGCTTCCGAAGTTCTACACCGAGGCGGTCAACGAGGCCGAGCTGAGCCCGCTGGGCCAGCCCGACGTCGACATCACCGAGCTGAAGGACGGCGAGACGCTGAACTTCACCGCCGAGGTCGACGTCCGCCCGGCCCTCGAGATCCCGGACTACTCCGGCATCGAGGTCGAGGTCGACGCCATCGAGGTCACCGACGAGGACGTCGAGAAGTCGGTCGAGCAGCTCCGCGAGCGCTTCGCCTCCACCGCCCCGGTGGAGCGCGCCGCCGAGGACGGCGACGTCGTCACCATCGACCTGGAGGCCAAGGTCGACGGCGAGGTGCTGGAGGACGGCATCGCCAGCGGCGTCTCCTACACCATCGGCTCCGGTGAGCTGCTCGACGGCATCGACGAGGCCGTCAAGGGCCTGTCCGCCGGCGAGGAGGCCACCTTCACCTCCGAGCTGAAGGGCGGCTCCGCCGCGGGCAAGGAGGCCGAGGTCTCCGTCAAGGTCACCCAGGTCGCCAAGCGCGAACTGCCGGAGCTGGACGACGAGTTCGCGCAGCTCGCCTCCGAGTTCGACACGCTGGACGAGCTGAAGGCCGACAGCCGCAAGCGCCTCGCGAACATGAAGGAGTTCGACCAGGCCACGCAGGCCCAGGAGCGCGTCCTGGAGAAGCTCCTGGAGCTGGTCGAGGTCCCGGTCCCCGAGAAGCTGCTCGAGGACGAGGTCAACACCCGCAAGCACAACCTGGAGCACCACCAGCTCGGCCAGATGGGCCTGACCCTCGACAAGTACCTGGAGATCCAGGGCAAGACCGCCGAGGAGTTCGAGACCGAGACCCGCGAGGCCGCGGTCAAGGGCATCAAGACCCAGTTCGTCCTGGACGAGCTGGTCAAGAAGGAAGAGCTGAACGTCAACCAGGAGGAGCTCACCGAGCACCTCATGCGGCGTGCGGCCTCCTCCGGCATGTCCCCCGACCAGTTCGCCCAGGCCGTCGTCGAGGGTGGCCAGGTGCCGCTCCTCGTCGGCGAGGTCGCCCGCGGCAAGGCCCTGGCCGTCGTGGTCGAGGCCGCCACGGTGAAGGACACCAACGGCGAGGTCGTGGACCTCGGCGACGAGGACGAGGAGACCGAGGCCACCGAGGCCGAGGCCGCCGAGGAGACCACCGAGGGCTGAACCGCCCCACGGCACCTCTGAAGCTCGTACGACGGGCCCCCGGGACTTCCCCCGGGGGCCCGTCGGCGTACCACCCGAGGGGCGCTGGGCGGTATCCGATCGCGGCTCCGCCGCGGCGTGCGAGAGGCCGCGTCCGGCCCGCGTCCCGGCGACGGCCCGCACCCGGCAGGACCCCCTCGCACCCGGCCTCACCTGAGCGGAGCGCTACGCCCCCGGCGAACAGTCGCTACTCCGGGATTCCCCGAACGTGCCCGAGCGTTAGGGTCCATGAGTACGGGGGCAGGGGAGTCTCCTGAAACCCCCGAACCTCCGGCAGGACGACTGAGACGGCTCGGCGCCGTCGTGAGACGACCAGGTGGATACGTGACGAATCTGATGCCCTCCGCCGCCGGCGAGCCCTCCATCGGTGGCGGCCTCGGCGACCAGGTCTACAACCGACTGCTCGGCGAGCGGATCATCTTCCTCGGCCAGCAGGTCGACGATGACATCGCCAACAAGATCACCGCTCAGCTGCTGCTCCTTGCCGCCGATCCGGACAAGGACATCTACCTCTACATCAACAGCCCCGGCGGCTCGGTGACGGCCGGCATGGCGATCTACGACACCATGCAGTACATCCCGAACGACGTGGTCACCATCGCGATGGGCATGGCGGCCTCCATGGGCCAGTTCCTGCTCACCGGCGGTGCCGCGGGCAAGCGCTTCGCCCTGCCGCACGCCGACATCATGATGCACCAGGGGTCCGCGGGCCTCGGCGGTTCGGTCACGGACATCAAGATCCAGGCCGAGTACCTGCTGCGCACCAAGCACCGCATGGCGGAACTGACCGCGCTCCACTCCGGCCAGACCTTCGAGACGATCACCCGGGACGCGGACCGCGACCGCTGGTTCACCCCGGAAGAGGCCAAGGAGTACGGTCTCATTGACGAGATCATCACGAACGCCTCGGGTGTTCCGGGAGGCGGCGGCACCGGAGCCTGACCGGCCCGGCCACGCCACGCACCGCCACCACCCACGCCCCCAGAACGCCACCAGGACGGTGAACATCCCATGAGCAACTTCCCCGGCGCGGCCAGCGGCCTGTACGAAGGGCCCCGGCCCGACGCCCGCTATGTGATCCCGCGTTTCGTCGAGCGCACCTCCCAGGGCGTCCGCGAGTACGACCCGTACGCGAAGCTCTTCGAGGAGCGCGTGATCTTCCTGGGCGTCCAGATCGACGACGCCTCCGCCAACGACGTCATGGCGCAGCTGCTGTGCCTGGAGTCGATGGACCCGGACCGGGACATCTCGATCTACATCAACAGCCCCGGCGGCGACATGACCGCCCTGACGGCGATCTACGACACGATGCAGTTCGTGAAGCCCGACATCCAGACGGTGTGCATGGGCCAGGCGGCCTCCGCCGCGGCCGTGCTGCTCGCCGCCGGCACCCCGGGCAAGCGCATGGCGCTGCCGAACTCCCGCGTGCTGATCCACCAGCCGGCCGGCTCCTCCGGCCGTGGCCAGCTCTCCGACCTGGAGATCATCGCCAAGGAGTTCACCCGGATGCGTGAGCAGCTGGAGAACATGCTGGCCAAGCACTCGAACCAGCCGCTGGAGAAGGTCCGCGAGGACATCGAGCGCGACAAGATCCTCACGGCCGAGGAGGCGCTGGAGTACGGCCTCGTCGACCAGATCATCTCCACCCGCAAGCTGAACAACGCCGACGTCCGCTGACGCGGAGCGGCGCGCTCTCAAGCCCCCCTTGGCAGGGCTCACGGCAAGTGAACCCTGCCAAGGGGGGCCCGAACATCGGGCCCGGCAAGGTACCGTCGGACATAAGGCAGCACCAGGAGCCGCTGGAACGCAGTGTCCAGGCGGCTCCCAGGCGAAGGGGAAGCACACCGTGGCACGCATCGGTGACGGCGGCGATCTGCTCAAGTGCTCGTTCTGCGGCAAGAGCCAGAAGCAGGTCAAGAAGCTCATCGCAGGTCCCGGTGTCTACATCTGCGACGAGTGCATCGATCTCT is a genomic window of Streptomyces sp. WP-1 containing:
- the tig gene encoding trigger factor — encoded protein: MKSAVETLNPTRVRLTVEVPFEELKDSLDAAYSKINQQVTVKGFRKGKIPARVIDQRFGRGAVLEEAVNDALPKFYTEAVNEAELSPLGQPDVDITELKDGETLNFTAEVDVRPALEIPDYSGIEVEVDAIEVTDEDVEKSVEQLRERFASTAPVERAAEDGDVVTIDLEAKVDGEVLEDGIASGVSYTIGSGELLDGIDEAVKGLSAGEEATFTSELKGGSAAGKEAEVSVKVTQVAKRELPELDDEFAQLASEFDTLDELKADSRKRLANMKEFDQATQAQERVLEKLLELVEVPVPEKLLEDEVNTRKHNLEHHQLGQMGLTLDKYLEIQGKTAEEFETETREAAVKGIKTQFVLDELVKKEELNVNQEELTEHLMRRAASSGMSPDQFAQAVVEGGQVPLLVGEVARGKALAVVVEAATVKDTNGEVVDLGDEDEETEATEAEAAEETTEG
- a CDS encoding ATP-dependent Clp protease proteolytic subunit; protein product: MPSAAGEPSIGGGLGDQVYNRLLGERIIFLGQQVDDDIANKITAQLLLLAADPDKDIYLYINSPGGSVTAGMAIYDTMQYIPNDVVTIAMGMAASMGQFLLTGGAAGKRFALPHADIMMHQGSAGLGGSVTDIKIQAEYLLRTKHRMAELTALHSGQTFETITRDADRDRWFTPEEAKEYGLIDEIITNASGVPGGGGTGA
- a CDS encoding ATP-dependent Clp protease proteolytic subunit, translated to MSNFPGAASGLYEGPRPDARYVIPRFVERTSQGVREYDPYAKLFEERVIFLGVQIDDASANDVMAQLLCLESMDPDRDISIYINSPGGDMTALTAIYDTMQFVKPDIQTVCMGQAASAAAVLLAAGTPGKRMALPNSRVLIHQPAGSSGRGQLSDLEIIAKEFTRMREQLENMLAKHSNQPLEKVREDIERDKILTAEEALEYGLVDQIISTRKLNNADVR